Within Cellulophaga sp. L1A9, the genomic segment TAAATGGTTTGAATGTTTTAAAGGCAGATGAAAAAACCACCATGTTTTCTAAAGACGCATCAATGAAAGTAACTATTTGGGATGCGGGAAAGTTAGACGGAGATAAAATTTCTATATTCTACAATGGAAAGAATATCATTAATAACCATGCCATACAGAAGAACAAAAAGGTCATTACCTTAAAATTACAAAAAGGAGAAAACTTACTAAAGTTTAGAGCAGATAATGTAGGGCAAATAGCACCTAATACTGCAAAAATTGAAATTACTTTAGGGGATAAAACAATTGATCTTTTGAGCAATTTAAAAAAAGACGAATATACTTCGGTGATCGTAGTTCATTAGAATATGACCCTATATATGCATTAACAAGCAGAAGATACTCTTCTGCTTTTTTTATGCCTTTTTAATTATTATTTTAGCAGAATGAAATGAACCTAGGCAAAAAGCACTAGCAGCTTTATTGTTGATTGGCGAATTACCTCAGACCAATAAAAAAACAACTAACAACTACCTGATGAAAATACTAATACTTAACGGTCCAAATTTAAACCTCTTAGGCAAACGTGAACCAGAAATATATGGTTCGGATACTTTTGAAGATTATTTTGTTAAGCTTCAGTTTAAGTTTAAGGATATAGAGTTAGAATATTTTCAATCGAATATTGAGGGCGAACTTATCGGAAAAATCCAAGAAGTAGGTTTTTCATACGACGGTATCGTATTAAACGCTGCTGCTTATACCCATACGTCTATAGGAATTGGCGATGCTATAAAAGCAGTAACCACACCTGTTATAGAAGTACATATCTCTAATACGCATAAGCGAGAGAAATTTAGACATGTTTCTTATATATCACCGGTTGCCAAAGGTGTTATCTTAGGTTTTGGTTTACAGAGCTATGATTTAGCCATACAGAGTTTTTTATAGATCACCTTTGTTTTTAGTAGCTTTGATGAGCCTTTTGTAGTCACTAGTTTTTTTTTATAGCCAGAAAAAATAATAATAAACCCTATAGTAGAATAGAATCCTGTAGCACCTATTTTAGCAGCGTAGTCCTAAATAAACTACAATAATGCATGTAGGTTTATTTCTTTAGTAAAATTCTCCCAAACGGTTAAATCAACTTATTAATAGTGACCAAAGGCAATAAAGCCGATTCCTTATACGAAGGCTTTATGTAAAAAGGTATAGGAGTGTCTAGAGGTTTTAGCGCTGTACATATTTTTCAGAGCTATTTTTTAATTTCTGTTATGTATCCTGAAAATTTCTGAGAAGGGTAATCGTGTGCAAATAATCCTCTGGTTTTAAATTGTTTTAGAGATGCTTTTAACGTTTCTCGGGTAAACTTAGATGCTGCTAAATCAAAATTAGCATCGCCTTCTGTAGCAAAAATTTCATGACGTTGTACCCAAATAGAATCAGCTTCAATTTTTTTGACTAAAAACCAAGTGGTACCATTATCGATAACATTATTGCTGTCTGTAGTGGTGTATAAGACCATTACTTTTTCCCCTACATGTACTTTTTCAATAGCATTTGTTTCGTCAATATAGCTCTCCTCTTCATACAAGTTATAACTTATGGCAGCAGAGATAAGTATAAGGGGTAGAATTATTAAAGAATAGAACCATTTATTGAAGCTTAGCTTTTTAGGCTCTAGTTTTAGGTTGCTTTTTTCGGTGAGGTAATACTGATCAATTTCATCGGTCCATAGTACGGGAGCAATTTCTGATTGTGTATTATCGCAGAAAAGTATGCCACTAACTTTAGTGGTTATTTTTTTTGAAAATGAAGTTTCTATTCTTTTCTGATAAAAAAGGAGTTCTAAGCAATTAGAAGTTCCACAACCAGGACATTTACTCGGTATTTGTTTTTTTCCAACCGGATCGTGGTACTCTGTAACCTTATAATACATAACGTGTTCTTTTAATTCATTGTAACAAAGATGTTGTATTTATTAAAAGAGAAAACCCCTGATAACAGGGGTTTTAAAATAAGGTTTAGGGTGATATGCTGCTTTTTTTTTTAAGCTTCCAATGGCTTTAAGTATTTTTTGTCAATATAAAACGTAGCAAATGGGAGTAGTGAGGCAACCAGTAAAATGAGTAACCTTTTAAATCCCCATTTCCTTTCATAGCAAAACAATACCGCTAACACACAATAAGCGATAAATAAGAAGCCATGTGCGTAACCTATATAAATATTAGGTTCTGGTATGTCTGCTAAATATTTTAAGGGCATTCCTACTCCAAATAAGAGCAAGTAAGATATTCCCTCTAAAATTGCGGTAAGACTAAATAGTTTCAGCATATTTTTATAGTGTATAGTATAAAAAATGCCGTGGGTTAACACAGCATTTATTTATTTACTTTTTGGAATTATATTATAAATGTATTACTTCATCATAAGCATCAGCTACGGCTTCCATAACCGCTTCACTCATTGTTGGGTGTGGGTGAATTGCTTTTAATATTTCATGACCTGTAGTTTCTAATTTACGAGCTACAACCGCTTCAGCAATCATATCTGTTACTCCAGCACCAATCATATGACAACCTAACCATTCGCCATATTTAGCATCAAAAATAACTTTTACAAAACCATCAGGAGTTCCAGAAGCTTTTGCTTTACCACTCGCTGAGAATGGAAATTTACCAACTTTAATATCTAATCCTTTTTCTTTCGCTTGTTTTTCTGTTAAACCAACAGAAGCAATTTCTGGAGTACTGTACGTACAGCCAGGGATATTACCGTAATCTAGCGGTTCTACATGTAGGTTCGCTAATTTTTCTACACAAAGAATTCCCTCTGCAGAAGCAACGTGTGCTAAAGCAGGTCCAGGAGTAACATCACCAATAGCATAATAACCAGGGATGTTAGTTTGGTAGAAATCATTTACTAAAATTTTATCACGATCGGTAATAATACCAACATCTTCTAAACCAATGTTTTCAATGTTTGTTTTTATACCTACAGCAGATAGTACAATATCAGCTTCTAAATGCTCTTCACCTTTTGCAGTTTTCACCGTTACTTTAACGCCTTCACCAGAAGTATCAACCTTAGTCACTTCAGAAGAAGTCATAATTTTAACTCCTGCTTTCTTGAAACTACGTTCTAATTGTTTTGAGATATCTTCATCTTCAACAGGAACAACATTTGGTAAGTATTCTACAACAGTAACTTCCGTACCCATTGCATTGTAAAAATAAGCAAACTCAATTCCGATAGCACCACTACCTACAACAATCATTTTTTTAGGCTGATGTTCTAAAGTCATTGCTTGTCTGTAGCCAATTATTTTTTTACCATCTTGAGGTAAACTAGGCAATTCTCTACTGCGAGCACCAGTTGCTATGATAATATTAGTAGCACTATATTCTGTTACTTTGCCTTCTGCGTCTTTTACAGAAACTTTTTTCCCAGCTTTTAAAGTACCGAAACCATTGATAACTTCAATTTTGTTCTTTTTCATAAGAAATTGAACACCTTTGCTCATACCCTCAGCAACATTACGGCTTCTTTTTACGACCGCACTGAAATCTTTATCTACATCACTTACTTTTAAACCGTAATCTTCGGCATGCAGTAAATAATTAAAAACTTGAGCAGACTTTATCAATGCTTTAGTAGGTATACACCCCCAATTTAAACAAACCCCACCAAGAGATTCCTTCTCAACGATAGCCACTTTAAATCCTAATTGAGACGCTCTAATCGCAGTTACATAGCCTCCTGGGCCACTTCCTAAAACAATAATATCAAAATTGCTCATGTATATATTTTTTTTGATGTTTTAATTTGAAGTTGCAAAGTTACAAAATCGAAAGCAAAGGGGTAACTAGTTTTTGAAAATTACAAGATAGATTTGTTACAAATAGAAAAAGGCTATTTATTTTTTTAAATAGCCTTTTAATTTTTTAAAATAATGGTGTTTATAAAATGCCTTACACTTATTTTTTTGTGGGTGTAAAATTTAGTGCGGCGCCATTAATGCAATGTCTTTTGCCTGTGGTTTTTCTAGGACCGTCATTAAAGACATGCCCTAAATGTCCGCCACAAACAGCGCAATGTTCTTCGGTGCGTTCGTAACCAATTTTGTAGTCTACATCAAAAGCAACATTTCCTTTAATCTCTTCATCAAAACTAGGCCATCCTGTTCCTGAATCAAATTTGTTTTCACTTTTAAAAACGGGCGTTCCGCAAGCAGCACAAGAGTAAATACCAGCTTCTTTAATCTTTAGAAGCTCACTAGAAAAAGCGCGCTCCGTTCCTTCCTCTCTAAGAATGTAATATTCTGTAGCCGTTAATTTTTTACGCCATTCATCTTTTGAAAGGCTTACTTCAAAATTTTCTTCTTGTTTGGTATTATCGTCCATCGCAACTTTTTTCTCTTGAGAAACACCATTGCATCCGGTGACGATAAATAATACACCTAATAGGATATTCTTAATCATAGCTTTTTTTTTAATTAAATTTTCTTTTCACTCTAATTTACGTAGCTCAGAATTAATTGGTCGTTAAAATTTTGATAAATGTACAAGTACTTATAAATAAAAAGCTCCATTAGATCATATTCTAATGGAGCTTATAAAAATTTTAAAGAGCAACTATTTCATAGAAATACGCGCAATACTTTCTTCGTCAACATTGATTGCACTTAATACAGCAGCCATATTGGACTTATCTAGTTTAGAACTTAGAAAATCACCAGGTAATATTACTATTCTAAAAAATTGATTTTGTGTAAAATCATCACTTAATGTAGCCATATCAAAATTTCCATCAATAAATAAATCCATATCTACGAAATTGTGTGCAAAAGTGTATTGTAATGTACCTTGACTTACAAAGAAATTTTGAGGAATTAAGCTCCAATTGTTTGCAGGGCCGTCAGACAACTCTACTTCACCATCAAATCTATAAACAAGAATAGCATCAGATTCCAGAATTTCAAAATTTGTAAAATCATTAAATGTTAATCTTGTCGCAAACCAGTTATTGTCCGCTTCAAAATCAAAATTTACACCATCAACTTCAAAAACTTGAGCACTTATACCATCTAAACCGTCTGAGCCATCTCTTCCATCTACACCATCTCTTCCATCAAATCCATCATTCCCAGAGCAAGAAACAAATAGTATTATTGAAAACATTCCTAGTAATTGTATTGCTTTTTTCATTTTATTTTATTTAAGTTTTAAATATTGTTTTTCACGTGAAACGATAGAATCAAAAAGTATTCCATTTTAATTATTTTTATAAATATAATAGAAACTGTTTAAAAAGTAACGTTTTATTAAATGAACTATTATTCAAACTTGATTATATTGCAGTAAATAAAATATCCTCATGCCAAACGTAGAAGTACATAGCCTATTTACAGAATTTGATATAAATCTATTTAAAGCGGGTAAACACTTTAAATTATATGAGAAATTAGGATCGCACCTAATAAGCTTAAATGGTATAAAAGGCACCTACTTTGCTGTTTGGGCTCCAACAGCAAATTCTGTTAGTGTTATTGGCGATTTTAATTCCTGGCAAGTAGGGGAGCATGAGCTTAATGTACGTTGGGACGATAGTGGGATCTGGGAAGGATTTATTCCAGAGATAGAAAAGGGAGCGCTGTACAAATATAATATTAGATCTAATAATTACGGAATAAGAACAGAGAAAGCAGATCCTTTTGCACGTTACTGTGAAAAACCACCCAAAACGGGTTCTGTTGTTTGGGATGGCGATTATTCGTGGCAGGACAATGCGTGGATGGGGTATCGAAAAGATAAAAATGGTTTAGATAAACCATATTCTGTTTATGAAGTGCATTTAGGATCTTGGAGACGTAAAGAAGATAATCAGTTTTTAAGTTATTTAGAATTAGCCGAAGAATTAGTTCGGTATGTAAAAGAAATGAATTTTACGCATGTAGAATTTATGCCGATTATGGAATACCCATATGATCCTTCTTGGGGGTACCAATTAACAGGCTTTTTTGCGCCCACTTCTAGATTTGGAAATCCTGAAGAGTTTAAGGTTTTAGTAGATAAATTACATCAGAATGATATTGGAGTTATTTTAGATTGGGTTCCTTCACATTTTCCAGAAGATGCACATGGTCTAGGATTTTTTGATGGTTCTCATTTATATGAGCACCCAGATAGGCGAAAAGGGTATCATCCCGATTGGAAAAGTTTAATATTTAATTATGGAAGAAACGAGGTACGTGCTTTTCTAATTAGCAATGCCATGTTTTGGATGGATCAGTTTCATGTAGATGCCTTACGTGTAGATGCTGTAGCCTCTATGATTTATCTGGATTATTCTAGGGAAGAAGGAGAATGGGAACCAAATATTTACGGAAATAATGAAAATTTAGATGCGATTTCATTTTTAAAAGAAATGAATCAGCAATTATATGCCAGTTTTGATGGGATACAAACCATCGCAGAAGAATCTACTGCTTTTTCAGGGGTATCCCGCCCAGTAGATTTAGGGGGCTTAGGTTTTGGGATGAAATGGATGATGGGTTGGATGCACGATACCTTGGAATATTTTAAAAAGGAATCAATCTACAGAAAACACCATCAGAATGATATTACGTTTAGTCTTACCTACGCGTTTTCTGAGAATTTTATGCTTCCTTTTTCTCATGATGAAGTGGTGTATGGCAAACAATCACTTTTAAATAGAATGCCTGGAGATGAGTGGCAGCGTTTTGCAAATTTACGTTTGTTATTTGGGTACATGTTTACACATCCAGGAGCAAATCTTATCTTTATGGGAGGAGAATTTGGGCAATCATCAGAATGGGATTTTCAAAAAAGCTTAGATTGGCATTTAACCCAATATAATTTTCATGCGGGAATACAGGAGACCGTAAAAGATTTAAATATGTTTTATAAAAATTATCCAGCTTTGTATGAAAAGCAATTTAGTCCGGAAGGCTTTCAGTGGATAGATTATGGAGATGGTGAAAACTCTGTACTTGCTTATATTCGAAAAGGGCATGATGCTAAAAATGATTTGCTTGTACTTTGTAACTTTACTCCAGTACAAAGAGATAATTACAGAGTGGGTGTTCCAAAATCAACCCAATTGAAAGAAGTTTTTAATAGTGATGCTAAAAAATATGGGGGTTCAGGAGTATTAAATTCTAAAATTAAAACAGAAAAAATAGCGAGTCATACCTATAAGAATTCCATAGAAATAACATTACCTCCTCTCGGTATTGTTATTTTACAATAAAAAAACATAACTATAACGTAATAGTTTGAAATTGGATAAAGTATAGTTTTATTATTCGCGTATAATATCTTTTTTTTGCCAGTATAAATAATTTCGATCAGCTATGATTACGAATACGGAGCTTGAATATAAAGGAAATTTATATCCGAATGAAATTGTAGATTTCAACCAGGATACAGATAAAATATATTTTACAACTGCAAATGGAGTGATCCTTCAGATTACAGTTCTAAGAAATAGTATGGTCCGTTTTAGGTATGCAACAGATCATAATTTTGAACCAGATTTCTCCTATGCTTTAAATAAAAATGCGTTAAAGGGCTATAATGAACTGGATGTTCGTGAAACGCCTACGGAATATATAGTTTCAACAGTAAGAATGAATATTCTGGTTGATAAAAAAACGCTACGTACTCAAATATCCGATCCTGAAGGAAATATCATCTGTGAAGATGAGTTGGGTTTTCATTGGGAAGAGAATTATGAATATGGGGGTAATATTGTGAAAATGAGTAAAATAACCCGTACTGGCGAAAGTTATTATGGTATGGGTGATAAAGCTACGCACTCAAATTTAAAAGGCAAGCGTGTAGAAAATTGGGTTACCGATCAATATGCTTATGGTAAAGATCAAGACCCACTATATAAGGCTATTCCTTTTTATGTAGGACTAACAGATAATAAGGCCTACGGTATTTTCTTTGATAACACTTTTAAAACGCATTTTGATTTTGCGCACGAAAAGAAACATGTGACTAGTTTTTGGGCAGATGGTGGTGAGATGAACTACTATTTTATCTATGGACCAACGATGGAGAAAGTGGTGCGTTTGTATACCGATTTAACAGGTACGCCAGAATTACCTCCCCTATGGGCCTTAGGTTTTCAGCAATCTAAATGGAGTTATTTTCCAGAAAGCAGAGTAAAAGAAATAGCAAAAAAATTCCGAGATCTTAGAATTCCCTGTGACGGCTTATACCTCGATATTGATTATATGGATGGTTTTAGGTGTTTTACATGGGATAAAAAACTATTTCCAGATCCTAAAAAAATGATTGCTGATTTAGCCGAAGATGGCTTCAAAACAGTGGTTATGATTGATCCGGGAATTAAAATTGATAGAGACTATTGGATTTATCAAGAAGCGATGGAAAATGATTACTTCTGTAAAAGAGGTGATGGCCCATATATGCATGGTAAAGTTTGGCCAGGGGAATGTAATTTTCCCGATTTTACAAATCCTGAGGTAAGAAAATGGTGGGCAGAGCTATATAAAGAGTTTATGGCAGATATGGGAGTACATGCGGTGTGGAATGATATGAATGAACCTGCAGTAATGGAGGTGCCTTCTAAAACTGCTCCTTTAGATACCCGTCATGATTATGATGGCCACCCAAGCACCCATAGAAAGGCACATAATGTGTATGGTATGCAAATGGTTAGGGCTACCTATAATGGCGTTAAAAAGCATGTGTATCCAAAGCGTCCTTTTGTAATAACAAGAGCGGCCTATGCCGGGAC encodes:
- a CDS encoding collagen-like protein, yielding MKKAIQLLGMFSIILFVSCSGNDGFDGRDGVDGRDGSDGLDGISAQVFEVDGVNFDFEADNNWFATRLTFNDFTNFEILESDAILVYRFDGEVELSDGPANNWSLIPQNFFVSQGTLQYTFAHNFVDMDLFIDGNFDMATLSDDFTQNQFFRIVILPGDFLSSKLDKSNMAAVLSAINVDEESIARISMK
- the lpdA gene encoding dihydrolipoyl dehydrogenase; translated protein: MSNFDIIVLGSGPGGYVTAIRASQLGFKVAIVEKESLGGVCLNWGCIPTKALIKSAQVFNYLLHAEDYGLKVSDVDKDFSAVVKRSRNVAEGMSKGVQFLMKKNKIEVINGFGTLKAGKKVSVKDAEGKVTEYSATNIIIATGARSRELPSLPQDGKKIIGYRQAMTLEHQPKKMIVVGSGAIGIEFAYFYNAMGTEVTVVEYLPNVVPVEDEDISKQLERSFKKAGVKIMTSSEVTKVDTSGEGVKVTVKTAKGEEHLEADIVLSAVGIKTNIENIGLEDVGIITDRDKILVNDFYQTNIPGYYAIGDVTPGPALAHVASAEGILCVEKLANLHVEPLDYGNIPGCTYSTPEIASVGLTEKQAKEKGLDIKVGKFPFSASGKAKASGTPDGFVKVIFDAKYGEWLGCHMIGAGVTDMIAEAVVARKLETTGHEILKAIHPHPTMSEAVMEAVADAYDEVIHL
- a CDS encoding glycoside hydrolase family 31 protein, producing MITNTELEYKGNLYPNEIVDFNQDTDKIYFTTANGVILQITVLRNSMVRFRYATDHNFEPDFSYALNKNALKGYNELDVRETPTEYIVSTVRMNILVDKKTLRTQISDPEGNIICEDELGFHWEENYEYGGNIVKMSKITRTGESYYGMGDKATHSNLKGKRVENWVTDQYAYGKDQDPLYKAIPFYVGLTDNKAYGIFFDNTFKTHFDFAHEKKHVTSFWADGGEMNYYFIYGPTMEKVVRLYTDLTGTPELPPLWALGFQQSKWSYFPESRVKEIAKKFRDLRIPCDGLYLDIDYMDGFRCFTWDKKLFPDPKKMIADLAEDGFKTVVMIDPGIKIDRDYWIYQEAMENDYFCKRGDGPYMHGKVWPGECNFPDFTNPEVRKWWAELYKEFMADMGVHAVWNDMNEPAVMEVPSKTAPLDTRHDYDGHPSTHRKAHNVYGMQMVRATYNGVKKHVYPKRPFVITRAAYAGTQRYACTWTGDNVATWEHLWLANVQMQRMCISGYSFVGSDIGGFAEQPDGELFARWVQLGIFHPFCRVHSSGDHGDQEPWSFGEEITDIVRKYIELRYQLLPYLYTMFYKYSKEGLPMLRALVMYDQEDPQTHFRTDEFIFGEQILVCPIQEPNSKGRRMYVPRGNWYNYWTGEMITGGMEKWVVADIDKIPMFIKEGAMIPKYPVQQYVGELKVLELLVDVYYKLGVENSTVYEDAQDGFDYKKGRYSLRNFKLNGKENELIIQQFKDGTFTTSYETIKMQLHGLPFTIKSVLIDSEKVSLDDVKLLENNCIEVNKEFTTLQLLGS
- a CDS encoding DUF3817 domain-containing protein; amino-acid sequence: MLKLFSLTAILEGISYLLLFGVGMPLKYLADIPEPNIYIGYAHGFLFIAYCVLAVLFCYERKWGFKRLLILLVASLLPFATFYIDKKYLKPLEA
- the aroQ gene encoding type II 3-dehydroquinate dehydratase, coding for MKILILNGPNLNLLGKREPEIYGSDTFEDYFVKLQFKFKDIELEYFQSNIEGELIGKIQEVGFSYDGIVLNAAAYTHTSIGIGDAIKAVTTPVIEVHISNTHKREKFRHVSYISPVAKGVILGFGLQSYDLAIQSFL
- the glgB gene encoding 1,4-alpha-glucan branching protein GlgB, whose translation is MPNVEVHSLFTEFDINLFKAGKHFKLYEKLGSHLISLNGIKGTYFAVWAPTANSVSVIGDFNSWQVGEHELNVRWDDSGIWEGFIPEIEKGALYKYNIRSNNYGIRTEKADPFARYCEKPPKTGSVVWDGDYSWQDNAWMGYRKDKNGLDKPYSVYEVHLGSWRRKEDNQFLSYLELAEELVRYVKEMNFTHVEFMPIMEYPYDPSWGYQLTGFFAPTSRFGNPEEFKVLVDKLHQNDIGVILDWVPSHFPEDAHGLGFFDGSHLYEHPDRRKGYHPDWKSLIFNYGRNEVRAFLISNAMFWMDQFHVDALRVDAVASMIYLDYSREEGEWEPNIYGNNENLDAISFLKEMNQQLYASFDGIQTIAEESTAFSGVSRPVDLGGLGFGMKWMMGWMHDTLEYFKKESIYRKHHQNDITFSLTYAFSENFMLPFSHDEVVYGKQSLLNRMPGDEWQRFANLRLLFGYMFTHPGANLIFMGGEFGQSSEWDFQKSLDWHLTQYNFHAGIQETVKDLNMFYKNYPALYEKQFSPEGFQWIDYGDGENSVLAYIRKGHDAKNDLLVLCNFTPVQRDNYRVGVPKSTQLKEVFNSDAKKYGGSGVLNSKIKTEKIASHTYKNSIEITLPPLGIVILQ
- the msrB gene encoding peptide-methionine (R)-S-oxide reductase MsrB gives rise to the protein MIKNILLGVLFIVTGCNGVSQEKKVAMDDNTKQEENFEVSLSKDEWRKKLTATEYYILREEGTERAFSSELLKIKEAGIYSCAACGTPVFKSENKFDSGTGWPSFDEEIKGNVAFDVDYKIGYERTEEHCAVCGGHLGHVFNDGPRKTTGKRHCINGAALNFTPTKK